The following proteins come from a genomic window of Montipora capricornis isolate CH-2021 chromosome 9, ASM3666992v2, whole genome shotgun sequence:
- the LOC138016632 gene encoding uncharacterized protein isoform X2 produces the protein MDVFLPLLSQFGRQFGEWIKANFYHVLKFEHRSTIREVGTKDSHQGRNADILDTTNPDWAPCINLGHENIKNVSLAVARNDRCQKRNEKKRKYTEMAAANSTEDSCDVASSQTSADSPASGTVSTSIFSAASASASDTNLADVNDYDHDDNNKYCQTEELLTAEGYCQTELDMPQLDREKKYMQYICDELSNTEAQLLSVQLTEEGFRDNDDKTKFYTGIPKFCLLMHVFNLIAPHIKRNCQNALCQFQEFLLVLIRLKFNSPLQDLAFRFNISVPTVHRMFDRWTHVMSIRLKFLINWPEKTDLQATMPVVFQRNFGKRVAVIIDCFEIFIERPSSLIARAMTWSNYKHHNTVKFLIGITPQGVISFISKAWGGRVSDKYLTENSGLLRKFLPGDVVLADRGFDIADSVGFHQASLHIPAFTKGKKQLSAEEVEETRKIANVRIHVERVIGLVRRKYTILEGILPIQLVTARRGDNLAPIDKIAIICCALTNLCESIVPFG, from the exons gaaGGAACGCGGATATTCTGGACACAACAAACCCCGACTGGGCACCTTGTATAAACCTTGGTcatgaaaacattaaaaatgttTCGCTGGCTGTTGCTCGAAATGATCGTTGTCAAAAGAGGAATGAAAAGAAGCGAAAATACACCGAGATGGCTGCTGCCAATAGCACTGAAGACAGCTGTGATGTTGCGAGTTCTCAAACAAGTGCTGATTCACCAGCGTCTGGAACTG tgagTACAAGTATTTTTTCAGCAGCTTCAGCTTCCGCAAGTGACACCAATCTTGCTGATGTTAATGATTATGACCATGATGACAATAACAAATATTGTCAAACAGAAGAATTACTTACTGCTGAAGGATATTGCCAGACTGAACTTGATATGCCTCAGTTAGACAGAGAGAAAAAGTACATGCAGTATATTTGCGATGAGCTCAGTAATACCGAGGCACAACTTCTATCTGTTCAACTAACTGAGGAGGGCTTTAGAGATAATGATGACAAAACGAAATTTTACACAGGAATTCCCAAGTTTTGTCTTTTGATGCATGTTTTCAATCTGATTGCCCCTCACATTAAAAGAAACTGTCAAAATGCACTGTGTCAGTTTCAAGAGTTTCTTTTAGTTTTGATAAGATTAAAGTTTAATTCCCCATTACAAGATTTAGCTTTTCGTTTTAATATATCTGTGCCAACCGTGCATAGAATGTTTGATAGATGGACACATGTAATGAGTATTAGGCTTAAATTTCTAATTAACTGGCCAGAGAAGACGGACCTCCAAGCCACTATGCCAGTAGTTTTTCAACGTAATTTTGGCAAAAGAGTTGCTGTCATAATCGACTGTTTCGAGATCTTTATAGAAAGACCATCCAGTCTAATCGCAAGAGCAATGACATGGTCTAATTATAAACATCATAATACTGTAAAGTTTCTCATAGGCATAACACCACAAGGTGTTATATCATTTATATCAAAGGCATGGGGTGGCAGAGTAAGTGATAAATATCTCACAGAAAATTCTGGTTTGTTAAGGAAGTTTTTACCTGGAGACGTAGTGCTAGCTGACAGGGGATTTGATATAGCTGACAGTGTTGGTTTTCACCAAGCTTCTCTTCATATACCAGCTTTTACCAAAGGAAAGAAACAGCTGTCTGCAGAGGAAGTGGAGGAAACTCGGAAAATCGCAAACGTCCGCATACATGTTGAAAGAGTTATTGGTCTTGTGCGCAGGAAGTATACTATATTAGAGGGAATACTGCCCATTCAGTTAGTGACAGCTCGCAGAGGTGACAATTTAGCCCCAATAGACAAAATTGCTATAATATGTTGTGCCCTTACTAATTTATGCGAATCTATTGTTCCTTTTGGTTGA